The following proteins are encoded in a genomic region of Maribacter hydrothermalis:
- a CDS encoding L-fucose isomerase, producing the protein MEIKNKSLSEMPKIGIRPVIDARLGGVRESLEKVTMDMAKNVAKLLTNTLKYYNGESVECVISDTTIGRVPEAQSCEEKFLREGVGLSITVTPCWCYGTETIDMNPTRPKAIWGFNGTERPGAVYLAAALAGHAQKGIPAFSIYGREVQESDDEQIPSDVKEKLIQFAKSGLAVAILNGKSYLSIGGVSMGIAGSIVDESFFQEYLGMRNEYVDMSEVNRRLEKGIYDHNEFEEALIWTEKNCKEGKNYNPENLVKSREQMNDEWETVIKMTLISRDLMIGNPKLVALGFAEEALGHNAIAAGFQGQRQWNDYMPNGDFLEAILNSSFDWNGIRSPYIMATENDSLNGISMLIGYLLTNQAQMFSDVRTFWSPSSVERVTGHKLKGKAANGIIHLINSGSSTLDGTGEQTENGKPVMKPFWEISENEAIKCLKATDWPPAMYEYFGGGGYSSHFVTKGEMPVTMCRINLVKGLGPVMQIAEGWTVEIPKKAHDILDQRTNPTWPTTWFVPKLNNKEAFKDVYSVMSNWGANHGAFSYGHYGHEIITLCSMLRIPVNMHNVEDDRIFRPKDWASFGTDLEAADYRACKNYGPLY; encoded by the coding sequence ATGGAAATTAAAAATAAATCATTGAGTGAGATGCCTAAAATTGGAATTAGGCCGGTTATTGATGCTCGTTTAGGTGGAGTGCGTGAGTCTCTCGAGAAAGTCACCATGGATATGGCAAAGAATGTGGCAAAGTTATTGACTAATACCTTAAAATATTATAATGGAGAATCGGTTGAATGTGTAATTTCAGATACAACTATAGGTAGAGTACCAGAAGCACAGAGTTGCGAAGAGAAATTTCTAAGAGAAGGTGTAGGTTTATCTATTACAGTAACACCTTGTTGGTGTTATGGTACTGAAACGATAGATATGAACCCAACAAGACCAAAAGCAATTTGGGGTTTTAATGGCACTGAAAGACCTGGAGCAGTTTATTTAGCAGCAGCTTTGGCTGGTCATGCCCAAAAAGGTATTCCAGCATTCAGCATTTATGGTAGAGAGGTTCAAGAAAGCGATGATGAACAAATTCCATCCGATGTAAAAGAAAAATTAATACAATTTGCTAAATCCGGACTCGCCGTTGCAATTTTAAATGGAAAATCATATTTGTCGATAGGTGGCGTTTCTATGGGCATTGCAGGGTCAATTGTTGATGAGAGTTTCTTTCAAGAATATCTTGGAATGAGAAACGAATATGTTGACATGAGTGAAGTTAATAGAAGATTGGAAAAGGGAATATATGACCATAATGAATTTGAAGAAGCATTAATCTGGACAGAGAAAAATTGTAAGGAAGGAAAAAATTATAACCCTGAAAATTTAGTCAAATCTCGTGAGCAAATGAATGATGAATGGGAAACTGTAATAAAAATGACTTTGATTTCTAGAGATTTGATGATAGGTAATCCCAAATTAGTAGCGTTAGGATTTGCAGAGGAAGCTCTAGGGCATAATGCTATTGCAGCTGGATTTCAAGGCCAACGTCAATGGAATGATTATATGCCAAATGGTGATTTTTTAGAAGCAATTTTAAACTCATCTTTTGATTGGAACGGAATTAGAAGCCCATATATAATGGCTACAGAAAACGATAGTTTAAATGGTATCTCTATGTTGATAGGTTATTTATTGACGAATCAGGCACAAATGTTTTCTGATGTAAGAACATTTTGGAGTCCTTCATCTGTAGAACGAGTTACGGGTCACAAATTAAAAGGTAAAGCTGCCAATGGCATTATTCATTTAATTAATTCAGGCTCTTCAACATTAGATGGTACAGGAGAGCAAACTGAAAATGGTAAACCAGTTATGAAACCATTTTGGGAGATTAGTGAAAACGAAGCTATTAAATGTTTAAAGGCTACCGATTGGCCACCTGCTATGTATGAATATTTTGGTGGAGGCGGCTATTCATCTCATTTTGTAACTAAAGGAGAAATGCCAGTTACCATGTGCAGAATTAATTTGGTTAAAGGCTTGGGGCCAGTTATGCAAATAGCGGAGGGATGGACTGTTGAGATTCCTAAAAAAGCACATGACATTTTGGATCAACGAACTAATCCTACATGGCCAACAACTTGGTTTGTGCCAAAACTGAATAATAAAGAAGCATTCAAAGATGTATATAGCGTAATGTCTAATTGGGGTGCCAATCATGGCGCATTTAGTTATGGACATTATGGACATGAGATTATTACGCTATGTTCTATGTTAAGAATACCGGTTAACATGCATAACGTAGAAGATGATAGAATATTTAGGCCTAAAGACTGGGCATCTTTCGGTACTGATTTAGAGGCAGCAGATTATAGAGCGTGTAAAAATTACGGACCGCTTTATTAA
- a CDS encoding LacI family DNA-binding transcriptional regulator yields MSTKVSLKDIAKIVGVSISLVSYVLNGKGKENRVSEETEKRIKEVAKSLNYRPNLNARSLKTNKTRTIGVILADISNPFFSNLARVIEDEAFNQDYTVIFGSSDEKMEKFDKVLELLLDRQVDGLIIAPPQGSKQSILKLKEQKIPFVLIDRYFEGFAYNYVVADNFNASSLATNYLIDKGHKKIATIGYQSELAHYTDRYEGYIDALNRANLIPSEDIMKRVNHLYLKRDMKKSIDELVNRSEVDAIYFQTNTLAEEGLRQLISLGRDILHRIDVVVFDQNSTYHFLENFVPYISQPIKKMGKKALRILIENIKYPDSKSVQIKLNTYLELESENQN; encoded by the coding sequence ATGAGTACAAAAGTATCTTTAAAAGACATTGCCAAAATAGTTGGAGTTTCTATTTCTTTAGTTTCGTATGTTTTAAATGGAAAAGGAAAGGAAAACCGGGTGTCAGAGGAAACCGAGAAAAGAATAAAAGAAGTTGCAAAGAGTTTAAATTATAGGCCAAATTTAAATGCTAGAAGTTTAAAGACGAATAAGACAAGAACGATAGGAGTTATTTTGGCTGATATTTCAAATCCATTCTTTTCTAATTTGGCACGGGTAATAGAAGATGAGGCTTTTAATCAAGATTATACTGTCATTTTTGGTTCTTCCGATGAAAAAATGGAAAAGTTTGATAAAGTTCTAGAATTGCTTTTGGATCGTCAAGTTGATGGATTGATTATAGCACCTCCGCAGGGTTCAAAGCAAAGTATTTTAAAATTAAAAGAGCAGAAAATTCCATTTGTTTTAATTGATAGATATTTTGAAGGATTTGCATATAATTATGTAGTTGCTGATAATTTCAATGCGTCTTCTCTTGCAACAAATTATTTAATTGATAAGGGGCATAAAAAAATTGCAACAATAGGGTATCAATCAGAATTAGCGCATTATACTGACAGATATGAAGGCTATATTGATGCTTTAAATCGTGCAAATCTCATTCCTTCTGAAGATATAATGAAAAGAGTTAATCATTTATATTTAAAACGAGACATGAAAAAATCGATTGATGAATTAGTCAATAGGAGTGAGGTAGATGCCATTTATTTTCAAACGAATACATTAGCGGAAGAAGGTCTACGACAATTAATTAGCTTAGGTAGAGATATTTTACATAGAATTGATGTTGTTGTTTTTGACCAGAACTCTACCTACCATTTCTTAGAAAATTTTGTTCCATATATAAGTCAGCCAATTAAGAAAATGGGCAAAAAAGCTTTAAGAATCCTTATTGAAAATATTAAATACCCAGATTCTAAATCTGTTCAAATAAAATTAAACACGTATTTAGAATTAGAAAGTGAAAACCAAAATTAA
- a CDS encoding SusC/RagA family TonB-linked outer membrane protein — protein MTSICVSAQVTISGKVDSSDSPVGLPGVNVTVKNENIGAMTDFDGNYSIEASSNNVTLVFSYIGFKTQEVIVGEDLTVNVTLVEDVSKLDEVVVVGYGTQSKRNITGAIASVDLDKANKNLPNTNVSQSLSTVAGVQFVGDGRPGQSGNILIRGQNSLSGDNNPLVVLDGIIFNGSLNDINPQDIATIDILKDASSAAIYGSRAANGVILVTSKKGTTSKPKVSVNLFSGLSESGNEIKLLSPERYVERRLDYRRATGQEANPNNIADYLTTTEAENYLNGRTTDLWDLIGQQGSINSVDLNISGRSDNVNYYLSSSFSDNKGLVFNDREKRSTFRANVDVRLADWIKAGVNTLFTRRDLSGEEASIRNAYRSSPLGTFFNEDGSPTQFPVPSEQAATNPLWEPSLTDNEDISNNLFSNFYTELNTNFLGGDITYRLNFSPNIRWNHEYNYIKKDPNVDFNNTSAVKFNRNDYDWLFENFVTYKKDIGEDHSFDVTLLYSRNHTEYESTTAGADQLSIDGLGVNNLGLGTIITNSSFAQNTEGVSYMGRLNYQFKNRYLFTLTARRDGSSVFSSNNKYATFPSGAFAWIISDEPFFQDNSTINLLKLRLSYGAVGNQAILPYQSLSLSDTERYVFGNGGSSSQGVVTSSLGNNNLKWETTYTANAALDFNMLNGRIGGTVEYYNSKTEDLLVRRSIPVTGGYSSILTNIGETNNRGIEILLNTVNVKTDKFEWTSNLNFSYNKNKIVSLFDTDLDNDGREDDSIANSWFIDKPINSFYDYAFDGIYQVGDTDIPEGSEAGFVRVKDLNGDGQITPADRTVVGSGNNPEYNIGLRNTFNYGNLSLSIFVNSLLGWEAPFNLINPLVPDRSLSQLDAGWWTPENQSNTRAGLTYSNPLNTNWYLSRDFFRIRDVALGYEFNQEMIDKLNMSSLRFSISVKNLYTITDWLGSDPENAVNSYSNQGDSNIFPMPRTVSLGINMGF, from the coding sequence ATGACTAGCATTTGTGTTTCCGCACAAGTTACAATCTCAGGAAAGGTAGACAGTAGTGATAGCCCGGTAGGTTTACCAGGTGTAAATGTAACTGTTAAGAATGAAAATATTGGAGCTATGACAGATTTCGATGGCAACTATTCTATAGAGGCTTCTTCAAATAATGTTACTCTAGTATTTAGTTACATCGGTTTTAAAACACAAGAAGTTATTGTTGGCGAGGACCTAACTGTCAACGTTACATTAGTTGAAGATGTTAGTAAATTAGATGAAGTTGTTGTTGTTGGCTATGGTACACAAAGTAAAAGAAATATTACAGGTGCAATTGCCTCTGTAGATTTGGATAAAGCCAATAAAAATCTACCTAATACCAATGTTTCTCAATCATTAAGTACAGTTGCAGGGGTTCAGTTTGTAGGAGATGGTAGACCGGGCCAATCTGGTAATATTTTAATAAGGGGTCAAAATTCTTTAAGCGGTGACAATAATCCATTAGTGGTTTTAGACGGAATAATTTTTAATGGAAGTTTAAATGATATCAATCCTCAAGATATAGCAACTATAGATATTCTTAAAGATGCGAGCTCTGCTGCAATTTATGGTTCTCGTGCTGCAAATGGAGTCATATTGGTTACTTCTAAAAAAGGAACTACTTCAAAACCTAAAGTAAGTGTAAATTTATTTAGTGGACTTTCAGAATCTGGGAATGAAATTAAGCTTCTGAGTCCTGAGCGGTATGTTGAAAGAAGGTTAGATTATAGAAGGGCCACAGGTCAAGAAGCTAATCCAAATAATATAGCAGACTATTTAACAACTACAGAAGCTGAAAATTACTTAAATGGCAGAACTACTGATTTATGGGACTTAATAGGTCAACAAGGTTCAATTAATTCTGTCGATTTAAATATCTCAGGTAGATCTGATAATGTAAACTATTACCTCTCTTCTTCGTTTAGCGATAATAAAGGCTTAGTTTTTAATGATCGTGAAAAACGTTCAACATTCAGGGCCAATGTTGATGTTAGATTAGCTGATTGGATTAAGGCAGGAGTTAATACATTGTTTACAAGAAGAGATCTTTCTGGCGAAGAAGCTTCTATTAGAAACGCATATAGAAGTAGTCCTCTGGGTACATTTTTTAACGAAGATGGTTCTCCAACTCAATTTCCAGTTCCATCAGAACAAGCAGCTACAAACCCTCTATGGGAGCCTAGTTTAACTGATAATGAAGATATTTCCAATAATTTATTTAGTAATTTCTACACTGAATTGAATACAAATTTCTTGGGTGGAGATATTACTTATAGACTTAATTTTTCTCCGAATATTCGATGGAACCACGAATATAATTATATCAAAAAAGATCCTAATGTTGATTTTAATAATACAAGTGCCGTAAAATTTAATAGAAACGATTACGATTGGTTATTTGAAAATTTTGTCACGTACAAAAAAGATATCGGTGAAGATCACTCTTTTGATGTTACATTACTTTACAGTAGAAATCACACCGAGTATGAATCAACCACAGCAGGAGCCGACCAACTTAGTATTGACGGGTTAGGTGTTAATAATTTAGGATTGGGAACGATAATCACGAATTCTTCATTTGCTCAAAACACAGAAGGTGTATCATATATGGGGCGTTTAAATTATCAATTCAAGAATAGATATTTATTTACTTTAACAGCTAGAAGAGATGGTAGTTCAGTTTTCTCATCAAATAATAAATATGCCACTTTCCCTTCTGGAGCATTTGCATGGATTATTTCAGATGAGCCTTTCTTTCAAGACAACTCTACTATAAATTTATTAAAACTTAGATTGTCTTATGGGGCAGTTGGTAACCAAGCTATTTTACCATATCAATCATTAAGTCTTTCTGATACTGAAAGATATGTATTCGGTAATGGAGGTAGTAGTAGCCAAGGTGTTGTAACGTCTTCATTAGGTAATAATAATTTAAAATGGGAAACTACATATACAGCAAATGCAGCATTAGATTTTAATATGCTGAATGGGCGTATAGGTGGTACTGTTGAATATTATAATAGTAAAACTGAAGATTTACTAGTTAGAAGAAGTATTCCTGTTACTGGAGGGTATTCAAGTATTTTAACGAATATTGGAGAAACTAATAATAGGGGAATCGAGATTTTACTGAATACAGTAAATGTAAAAACAGATAAATTTGAATGGACCAGTAATTTGAACTTTTCATACAATAAAAACAAAATTGTAAGCTTGTTCGATACAGATTTGGATAATGATGGAAGGGAAGACGATAGTATTGCTAATAGCTGGTTTATTGATAAACCTATAAATTCCTTCTATGATTATGCTTTTGATGGTATATATCAGGTTGGAGATACCGATATTCCAGAAGGTTCTGAGGCTGGTTTTGTAAGAGTAAAAGATTTAAATGGAGATGGGCAAATAACTCCAGCAGATAGAACCGTAGTGGGTTCTGGAAACAATCCTGAATACAATATAGGCCTTCGTAATACTTTTAATTACGGCAATCTATCACTTTCAATTTTTGTGAATTCTTTATTAGGTTGGGAAGCACCTTTTAATTTAATCAACCCATTAGTACCAGATCGAAGTTTAAGCCAACTTGATGCAGGATGGTGGACTCCTGAAAATCAGTCGAACACTAGAGCTGGTCTAACATATAGCAACCCTTTAAATACAAACTGGTATTTAAGTCGTGATTTTTTCAGAATCAGGGATGTAGCTTTAGGTTATGAATTTAATCAGGAAATGATTGATAAGCTAAATATGTCAAGTTTAAGATTTTCTATTAGCGTTAAAAATTTATATACAATTACTGATTGGTTAGGTTCCGACCCTGAAAATGCTGTTAATTCATACAGTAATCAAGGGGACAGTAATATTTTCCCAATGCCAAGAACAGTTTCCCTTGGAATTAATATGGGATTTTAA
- a CDS encoding RagB/SusD family nutrient uptake outer membrane protein, protein MTTYIKTSNLRIILVLALTMFISCDEEDLLNEKPLSSLNDVAVLSSKDGFDAYLIGLAYNAREEQSQGDNLYFITNFPGTDVGEDAGAEYFTYRNWVSYLTPVTPEVADNWNWAYTKMIAQANTIITYASKPELDDIWQNEAEKNAVIAEAKFYRAYTYNFLANLYGGVPIVESIESSPKFDYFRSSREDVYEFAKNDLIFASQWLPETVGSDNEGRIVKAAADHLLTEVYLGLNQYQNAIDSATDVIDSSLYELMTERFGVSAGEPGDVYSDLFATGNFNRSSGNRESIYVWQFESFIEGGGGSSGGNATVRNMGPFLNKFKDPDGVTNIPTDETNRGVGRVRGTNYALYDIWKGEPNDIRNSEYNFRREFFYNNPESAYFGEPVLPITVAEDSLRILYPYPRKIEGTPWEGRNNNGRTEEDVYVYRLAETYLLRSEAYFLNSENQKAADDLNAIRQRAGATLISASDVSLDYILDERARELMYEERRRKTLIRMGVLVERVREYGLVEEWRSTVQDYHGLWPIPQTAIDANFGAELAQNPGY, encoded by the coding sequence ATGACAACTTATATAAAAACTTCAAATTTAAGAATCATATTGGTTCTTGCACTAACAATGTTCATTTCCTGTGATGAGGAAGATCTTTTAAATGAAAAACCACTTTCATCATTAAATGATGTTGCCGTGTTAAGCTCTAAAGATGGTTTTGATGCTTACTTAATTGGCTTGGCTTATAATGCCAGAGAAGAGCAATCTCAGGGAGATAATCTTTATTTCATTACAAATTTTCCAGGTACTGATGTAGGGGAAGATGCAGGTGCGGAATATTTTACGTATCGTAATTGGGTTTCATACCTTACCCCAGTAACTCCAGAGGTTGCGGATAATTGGAATTGGGCTTACACTAAAATGATAGCACAGGCTAATACCATAATTACCTATGCCAGCAAACCAGAGCTAGATGACATTTGGCAAAATGAAGCAGAAAAGAATGCAGTAATTGCAGAAGCTAAATTTTATAGAGCTTATACTTATAATTTTCTTGCTAATCTTTATGGAGGTGTGCCAATCGTTGAGAGTATAGAAAGTTCACCAAAATTCGATTATTTTAGGTCTAGTCGAGAAGATGTATATGAATTTGCGAAAAATGATTTGATATTCGCTTCTCAATGGCTTCCAGAAACAGTAGGGTCCGATAACGAGGGTCGAATTGTAAAAGCTGCTGCAGATCATCTATTGACAGAAGTTTACTTGGGTCTTAATCAATATCAGAATGCAATTGATAGCGCAACCGATGTTATAGATTCTAGTCTTTATGAATTAATGACTGAACGTTTTGGAGTAAGTGCAGGTGAACCCGGTGATGTATATTCCGATCTGTTTGCTACGGGTAACTTTAATAGAAGTTCGGGCAATAGAGAGTCAATTTATGTTTGGCAATTTGAATCCTTCATTGAAGGGGGGGGAGGTTCTTCTGGAGGCAATGCAACAGTCAGGAATATGGGACCATTTTTAAATAAATTTAAAGATCCAGATGGGGTTACTAACATACCGACCGACGAGACTAATAGAGGAGTAGGTCGTGTAAGAGGTACCAATTATGCTTTATATGATATTTGGAAAGGAGAACCGAACGATATTAGAAATTCTGAATATAATTTTAGACGTGAATTTTTTTATAATAATCCTGAATCAGCTTACTTCGGCGAACCGGTATTACCAATAACTGTAGCGGAAGATTCTCTTAGAATTCTATATCCTTACCCTAGAAAAATCGAAGGAACACCATGGGAAGGAAGAAATAATAATGGACGAACAGAAGAAGATGTCTATGTATATCGACTAGCAGAAACATATTTGTTAAGATCCGAAGCATATTTTTTAAATAGTGAAAATCAAAAAGCAGCAGATGATTTAAATGCGATTAGACAAAGAGCCGGAGCAACATTAATTAGTGCAAGTGATGTATCGTTAGATTATATCTTAGATGAAAGAGCTCGAGAATTAATGTATGAAGAAAGAAGAAGAAAAACACTGATAAGAATGGGTGTTTTAGTTGAACGAGTAAGAGAGTATGGCCTTGTAGAAGAATGGAGAAGTACAGTTCAAGATTATCACGGTTTATGGCCTATACCACAAACTGCTATTGACGCAAATTTTGGAGCTGAACTAGCACAAAATCCTGGTTACTAA
- a CDS encoding sialidase family protein, whose product MKNNYLNRVIYCLIGIMMFQSKYSNAQTDGMNVEHNIVYGEDGKYAGWPANHGIWTWGDEILIGFVQAEYKAEGRGLHTYDISTSRNKYARSKDGGITWKITDAFEKGQKGLGYDNFGIADDAIEPVALNKPMPDFTDENFLLTFLRHNNDDGPTHFYYSTDKGASWEGVYKFPNMETSGIANRTDYIVDGKQSLSVFVTTAKSNKKEGRVALARTVDGGVSWNFQSWITPEHGGFDIMPSSIRLSDSKLLSTIRTRTKEGADYISSYKSTDNGKTWKRLKNPASDTGRGGSPPALVKLNDGRLALGYIHRSEYGSRVHVRFSKDEGENWSDEITLRSGDGASRDVGYPKITQRTDGKLVMIYYWNNALLKNSKPYRYIAATIFDAPAAN is encoded by the coding sequence ATGAAGAACAATTATCTAAATAGGGTCATCTATTGTTTGATTGGTATTATGATGTTTCAATCCAAATACTCTAATGCACAAACAGATGGTATGAATGTAGAACATAACATTGTTTACGGTGAAGATGGGAAGTATGCAGGTTGGCCTGCAAATCATGGAATTTGGACTTGGGGAGATGAAATTTTAATTGGTTTTGTTCAAGCGGAATACAAAGCAGAGGGTCGAGGACTTCATACCTACGATATCTCTACTTCAAGAAATAAATACGCTAGAAGTAAAGATGGTGGAATTACATGGAAAATTACCGATGCTTTTGAAAAAGGTCAAAAAGGATTAGGTTATGACAATTTTGGAATTGCAGATGACGCAATTGAACCGGTAGCGTTGAACAAGCCAATGCCAGATTTTACTGATGAAAACTTCTTACTAACTTTTTTAAGACATAATAATGATGATGGACCTACTCATTTTTACTACTCTACCGATAAAGGGGCATCTTGGGAAGGGGTGTATAAATTTCCTAATATGGAGACGTCAGGTATTGCAAATAGAACAGATTATATAGTTGATGGTAAGCAATCTTTAAGTGTTTTTGTAACTACGGCAAAATCAAATAAGAAAGAGGGTAGAGTTGCATTGGCAAGAACTGTAGATGGTGGTGTTTCTTGGAATTTTCAATCATGGATTACGCCAGAACATGGTGGCTTTGATATAATGCCTTCTTCAATTCGACTGTCAGATTCAAAATTATTATCTACCATTAGAACAAGAACTAAAGAGGGTGCTGATTATATTTCAAGTTATAAATCTACCGATAATGGTAAAACGTGGAAAAGACTTAAAAACCCAGCGTCAGATACAGGTAGAGGGGGGTCACCACCAGCCTTGGTAAAATTAAATGATGGGCGATTAGCTTTGGGTTATATTCATCGTAGCGAGTATGGTTCAAGAGTTCATGTTAGATTTAGTAAAGATGAAGGCGAGAATTGGAGTGATGAAATCACTTTGCGCAGTGGTGATGGCGCAAGTAGAGATGTAGGTTATCCAAAAATTACGCAAAGGACCGATGGAAAATTAGTGATGATTTATTATTGGAATAACGCATTACTAAAAAACTCAAAACCTTATAGATATATTGCTGCAACTATTTTTGATGCGCCAGCAGCTAACTAA
- a CDS encoding sialidase family protein: MRSSIYCLGIFLFVLTSCKDKAATNKLESVNENKDLSANFNIPALSQPGEGAYISGELIYPLDDKPTPECHASTIAETKYGLVTAFFAGTHEKNPDVGIRVSRMVDGKWTRPKEVVNGVQNDTLRYPTWNPVLFQPKEGPLLLFYKVGPDPRTWWGMLMTSNDGGETWSKPYKMGTDKKIGHLLGPIKNKPVQLEDGTIISPTSLEYEIENDDVDWMVYFEMSKDNGKTWEVVGPINDGKEFDAIQPSVLTYPDGRLQVLCRTRQDVISQSWSEDNGKTWSEMTATNLPNPNSGTDAVTLEDGRQLLIYNHTTKKGKEPNNRNMLNLAISENGKDWTPIMTFETKTAKSGYSYPAIIQSSDGLVHITYTYLRQSVKHIVVDPTKI; the protein is encoded by the coding sequence ATGAGAAGTTCAATTTACTGTTTAGGAATTTTTTTATTTGTTCTTACTTCATGTAAGGATAAAGCAGCAACTAATAAATTAGAAAGTGTTAACGAAAACAAAGACCTTTCAGCTAATTTTAATATACCTGCGCTTTCACAGCCAGGAGAGGGCGCATATATTTCTGGTGAGCTTATATACCCACTAGATGATAAGCCAACCCCTGAATGTCATGCGTCTACTATTGCCGAAACAAAATATGGTCTTGTCACTGCATTTTTTGCAGGAACGCATGAAAAAAACCCAGATGTGGGTATAAGGGTGTCAAGAATGGTCGATGGCAAATGGACCAGACCGAAAGAAGTTGTAAATGGTGTTCAAAATGATACACTTCGCTACCCAACTTGGAATCCTGTCCTCTTTCAACCCAAAGAAGGTCCTCTTCTATTATTTTACAAAGTTGGTCCAGACCCCAGAACGTGGTGGGGAATGTTAATGACATCGAATGACGGAGGAGAAACTTGGTCCAAACCATATAAAATGGGAACAGACAAAAAAATAGGGCATCTATTGGGGCCAATTAAAAATAAACCGGTGCAGTTAGAAGATGGTACTATAATTAGCCCTACAAGTTTAGAATACGAAATTGAAAACGATGACGTGGATTGGATGGTATATTTTGAAATGTCGAAGGATAATGGTAAAACTTGGGAAGTTGTTGGACCTATAAACGATGGTAAAGAATTTGATGCAATTCAACCTAGTGTACTGACTTACCCAGATGGTAGATTACAAGTTTTATGCAGAACGCGCCAAGATGTGATTTCTCAAAGTTGGTCAGAAGATAATGGTAAAACATGGAGTGAAATGACTGCGACTAATCTTCCAAATCCAAATTCTGGTACAGATGCCGTTACCTTAGAAGATGGTAGACAGTTATTGATATATAATCATACTACTAAAAAAGGTAAAGAGCCTAACAACAGAAATATGTTGAATCTTGCTATTTCCGAAAATGGCAAAGATTGGACACCTATAATGACATTTGAGACAAAAACAGCAAAATCTGGCTATTCTTACCCCGCAATTATTCAATCGTCAGATGGTTTAGTTCATATAACTTACACTTACTTAAGGCAATCCGTAAAACATATTGTAGTAGACCCTACAAAAATTTAA
- a CDS encoding dihydrodipicolinate synthase family protein, whose product MSQQFKGIIPPMITPLLSNSELDFKGVEKIVNHLIDGGVHGIFVLGTTGESVSLSYQARRDLIEQTALNIKKRVPLLVGITDTSIEESLNLATLAHESGADAVVATPPYYFSLGQEELFEYYWDLADRLTLPLFLYNMPSMTKISMSVETAVRLSKHPNIIGLKDSSANTVYFQALKYSIDRVDFALFVGPEEIMAETVLMGGNGGVTGGANLFPKLYVKMYEAAVAHDFETIKVLQKQILEIATLLYTIGKYNSSYLKGVKGAASLLGICNNYLASPLKPFLDKEMTQISNNLEKIKVHLKESSLI is encoded by the coding sequence ATGTCGCAACAATTTAAAGGTATTATTCCACCAATGATAACGCCCTTACTATCTAATTCTGAATTAGATTTTAAAGGAGTAGAAAAAATAGTAAATCATCTAATTGATGGTGGTGTTCATGGCATCTTCGTTCTTGGTACTACGGGAGAATCTGTTAGTTTAAGTTATCAAGCTAGACGAGACTTAATAGAACAGACCGCTCTAAATATTAAAAAACGTGTTCCGTTGTTGGTTGGAATTACAGATACCTCAATTGAAGAGAGTCTTAATTTGGCAACTTTAGCTCACGAATCCGGTGCTGATGCTGTTGTAGCAACACCTCCATATTATTTTAGCTTAGGTCAAGAAGAACTTTTTGAATACTACTGGGATTTGGCAGACCGTTTAACACTTCCTTTATTTTTATATAATATGCCATCTATGACAAAAATTTCTATGTCAGTAGAAACGGCCGTTAGATTATCTAAACATCCAAATATTATTGGTTTAAAAGATAGTTCTGCAAATACAGTTTACTTTCAAGCTTTGAAATATTCAATAGATAGAGTTGATTTTGCACTTTTCGTGGGTCCGGAAGAAATTATGGCAGAAACAGTTTTGATGGGTGGCAATGGTGGAGTAACTGGTGGGGCTAATTTATTTCCTAAGCTTTACGTCAAAATGTATGAAGCGGCAGTTGCACATGATTTTGAAACTATCAAAGTATTGCAAAAACAAATACTCGAAATAGCTACTTTGTTATATACTATTGGAAAATATAACTCAAGTTATTTAAAAGGGGTAAAGGGAGCGGCCTCATTATTAGGTATCTGTAATAATTATTTGGCATCACCGTTGAAACCATTTTTAGATAAGGAGATGACTCAAATTTCAAATAATCTAGAAAAAATTAAAGTTCATTTAAAAGAGTCATCTCTTATTTAA